GTGGAAGTGTCTCATTTGCTTGCTTGCTGTGTTGCTTTCTGCCCTTCTTTTGATGGGTTTATTCCCTCTTTCAGACAAGATGCTGCATTTAGACTGATCATGTGGCTAACACAGACACATACTTTTGACTGCTATACAACTTGAGTAAGGAGTAAGAGACAAGTCAAAGGTATAAGGTAGCAGTGAAAAATTCCATTTACCATAATCCTCTCCCCGAAGAATTTCAGGTGCAATGTAGTTTGGAGTCCCACAGAATGTGCTGGTTGTGTCACCAGGCCTCAGACCCTCCTTTAAGAAAAGATGggaataaaatactttaaagttAGCCAAAGATATTACACTCCCCCTCTGCTAGCACCTTTGCTTCAAAATAAAGTGTCCTGAATAAACTCTTTTTGTTTTAGTAAAACTATACTTAAACCTGCATGTAAATCAATACAAAACACTActtgtttcagaagaaaagagaaatctgtATCTAGGATCTCACAAGGATGGCACATCCCTATTGATGTTGATTTTAGCTAGTAAGCTCCACCACATCTCCAATGATGTTTAACAGCTTACATGAACAGGACAGATAAAAGGTTTCTGGAGAAGAGCATGGGATGCAGAATGGGAAGGTTACCCCAAAGGAGTTTTGCAGTCTTCATCCTTGGAAGTTTTCAAGACCAAACTGAACAAAGCCCTTGGTAACCTGACCTGATTTTAAAGCTTAGAGTGGATTAGACTTccagaggccctttccaacctgtgttatttttatgcttttcagaTGCTTAGCCCAAATTATagcctttaaaataattctaattgATTAGAATGGCACTTCTGTGGCAAAGTCAAGCCCATGCTCTACTGTAGTCACAAaggttttgcagaaaaaaagggaagtgtCAGAATCCAAACGGGACCAAGTGTGGCTGATTTGTTTCAGCCTCTTGCTTTTTGGAATTAAGCTAATCCTGAATATTTCAGCTTACCCCTTCCAGACAAGTTGATAGAGCAGccttataaaaatacaaaagtaatACATGTGCACTGTCTGCCTGTCTTCAAGTTCATACCTTGAAATTTCACCTTTTTAAGTCTCTGCATCCCTGAATTTATGATTTCTTAATTGTTCATTTTATTGGTTAGCAAGGAACAAGATCTTACCTTGCACATGCCATAATCTGTGAGTTTAATATGCCCTTCAGAATCAAGTAGCACATTGTCCAGTTTTAAATCTCTGTAGATTATCCCTCGTTCATGTAAATAGTTCAATGCTAGACTGATTTCAGCAGAATAAAACCTAATGCAGAAAAAGATACTGATTACTCAATTAATCAAACCCCCAAACCACAGTAACAACCTTGTTGTATGATATTTGTCTAAATATAACCCTCTGTATTCTactattttaattcaaaaagtGAGTAAGTTGTTTATATTCATAGAAACTTTTCTATCTACAGtcactttaatatttttaattattgtctACTGAAATCTTTATCTCCATCTGAAATGAAGCATATGCACCAAGAACTCAGCATTTGCCTGAACAGCTGgtagtagggttttttttttttaagagaaacacACTgataaaattaattgaaaaaacacaacagataAAAATTCAGAATCAGACTGAAGTAATCTAGATTAATGCCAATACAAACAATACCTAAATGCCTCCTATTACAGTTCCTCCTTGAAACAAAAACATGGCAGCTTGCAGCATTAAAATGAGAATGCAGCTTCACATTCCTTAAATCCTTAATGTCTGGAGAGGATTTGCTAGCTCACCATGATCATCCCTGCACTACTGCACTGTGTCAGAAAACCTGGAAGCTGTTTTGGTGCAAGAAATCTGGAATTTGGCATACCTGGCATGCTCCTCTGGCagctttctctgtctctgcatATGAAACATCAGATCTCCACCATTTACATACTCTATAACAAAGAATAACCTGAAACACACAGGAGTTTATTACAAATGATTGTATACAAGGCTGAAAGAGGTTTGAGATGTTCTAGGTCTGCTAATGGACAATGTCAGTTCAGCTCCTCCCCTCCCATCTCTCTGAAATGGCTGGTTTCACCATTTTCACTGAATAAATTCCCTAAGTTAAAAAATCACATATACAAAGCTTCTCCAGATGATTCCATCATTGCTAAAGTAAGTAATCCTTCCCACATTCCTAATCCATTACAGCTACTGCTTGTCATTATTATGTATGTAACTGTGTTTATAGATTCACATCAGTTGCTatgcataaaacaaaaaaaagtttctcagtTTCCTTCCTGATTCCTTTTAATCTCCTTTGTTTGTTGTTAATACTATTAGGCTATACcagatattttcttctcatttcctttccttactTTGTCAACTTTTCAAACACCAAGGATGTTGTTTAAATATACAGTAACTGTATTTTATATACACTGAAAATTGCTACTGTATAGAATGGTGATTTATATACAATCTCTTCTCCTATATATAAACACATGAAAATAACCATTTTTATCTCTGTCAccttgttttcccttttaaaattcaaatactATTTTCCAAGCCTTTCTCACAGACTTGTCATCAGGGACCCCATACAagtctgaaatacattttttttttccccccagctctgATTTCCCTCCTaaacccttttttcctcccattcgAGGttcttttaagctttttttccctgttccttcccttcctgcccagAGTCCTTCCCATCATACCTTTTTTTTGCCAGACACCACTTCACATTCTTTTGCACCTTCCCAGTCTGAAAAGCTTAGATGAATTTGGCCTTGTGCTCAAGAAATGCCTCAATAATTTACAGTATGACTTCCACTACCTACCTAACACTTAATGTTTTAAACATTAAGTCTTCAAGGTGTCTTacagtatgaaatattttttgagcaAAACTATCCTCTTATTTTATGACCTTTACCTGCTTTCTGTCTGGAAGCAAGAGTGTAGTCCAACAAGAAAGGGATGATTTGAAGCCTGTTCAAAGACATGTTTCTCTGTCTGAACCCAATCAATATCCTATTGATTTAAGAAAAGCAATATTCAGAAAAGGATTGGTGCACTTCTTGGGTCAACTATTAATGACATCTACTAGCAAGATATTAGTGTTCTGCCAGCCTTGTTTTACTTGAAAGAAACTGAACAGTATGTAGCTCTCCAATGCAATATAggtaatatataaataatatatatgaGGTAATATGATTTAggatatgcttttttttcccttgttgtGAGTGTCCTGTACTTTTAGCCTCACTTGGGAATGAAAAAACACTCATCTATAAAAGATTAACTGGTGCAGAGATGTAAAACAGCATCAAGAAATGCATAAGAAATCAATGGTGGACCAAGAAGGAAATGCAAAAGCTGTTAAAATAGCAAACCACAGTCACTTGAGACTTTTCAGAGTAGCCTAAAGAACCACAAGGGAAATCTTCAGTATCAAGAGGTGTTCAGCAGTTTAATAATGTCAGTTAATAATgccattctgatttttttacattactcACTGTGTAAGGTACAAACAAATTAAGATGAAGGTTTGATTTAAAGACCAACTAAAATAACATCAAGTTCCCCTTTGTGACAAAAGCAAACTTGAACACATGAAAACCAGACTccattcatttcttttttcaagccAATGTGATGGGAGAGATATGGAATATTGCttcaaaataacaaagcaaGCTGGGCTTATTAACCTGAATtcagcagaactgctgcagaCAGTGCTGATCACAAAATAAGACACTGACAAGAGAGGCTCATAAGAGAAACCACTGGAACAGCAGGGTAGCTGTGAGCTGCCAGGCTGCTAATGAAGATCCCCAAATTGGTCATCTGGCTTGCAAATCTTTTATGTATAAAAAACCACCTGGTATGATTTGCAATTAGTGTTGTAGacccagcagcctggctctggCATGTGGTAAGATACTGAAGCTCTTTGGAAGAGTCACCAAATATGTTGATTAAAAGCTTGCCCACCTCATCATCATTGACAAGCTCTTTCTTCACCACTTTCATGGCATAAATGCGTTCAGTTTTCTTCAGTCGGACGAGCAGCACTTTTGCATAGCTGCCTCTTCCTATCACCCGCAGCAAGTCAAAATCCTGAAGGCCCAGGCTGGAGGAAGCTTTGCCACTTTCCCTAATGCTCATTGCCTGTTGACAAAGAGACTCTGGCATCAGGAAGCAGGCTTGGCAATTCCAACAGCTGCAGAAGTCAGTGTTCCAGATAGAACGGCAAAATTAACGTCAACGAGTAATTCAATTAACATTTGGTATCCTTAAAACTGCCCTGTCCTGGAAAGGAATgtgagggaaagaaagaaggcagaggagacCTGGCAgatagaaaaacaaacaaaactggaGGAGTTTGGAATGCCTTCTAAGTCAAGCAGATCTAGGCTTTCTAGATCAAAGCACATCACAGcttaaggttaaaaaaaaccacacaaactccaaaccaaaacactttgCAAGCCTTACACACATACACCTCAACAAGCAACCCAAATGTGCTTTATGTACTACTCTTCAGTTTCTGACAGATTAGATTACTAGAATCTTGAAACTGAGAGAGATATGCAGGCTTTAAGGTCTCTGAATACAGTTTCCTTACCTCCTTTTCTTCACCAACATGGTCCAAGCTCTCGTGACTTGAGGGATTGTATGGAATCACTAGAGgtacaagaaaaattattagacCAATGCAAcataacagtattttcttttgcctGAAAATTTCTCCCACACAAAGCTCAGGGATACATAACTTAAGTCCATATATTACACATATTcaaactgctttgttttgtttgtttgtttttttaaaccattagAATCATTCTTTTGCAATACTGCATTAAGAATCAGTTATGAAAAATATAAACCCCTGCAATTACATTTGGAGATCTCTTTAGATTAATCTTGATCCCCCCCAGACAATCCTGTACAGaactgttgtttggtttttaaattgaCCATTATCTAAATCCAAATTCAAATATTAGGACTACCAGTCTGTATGCTACAGGAAAAAACCTGTTTGGCTACCAATACAGTGAAACCCTGCTAATTGTGTTGAGGgctatttatttgttgtttgggtttttttgttttattttgcttgtttgtcaGGGCATTTCAAGTACACAGCCTACTGACAGGAAAACATAACTGAGAAcctaaattcttcctttttaaccAAGTTTCTTCACTagataaaacacagaaaactgcaaaactgtTGTATTTTACCACCTTAGCATTAAGAaaccatcttttcttttttctcttgttccctGAACAAAAACTAAAGAAGACTTAAAACAATGGAAAGAtattgtttcatttaaaaacccaaagctCTTGTTTCAGCAACTTACaataatataaagaaaaaaaaaatttacctgATTCTACATTATCTGGATGCACAGATGATGGATCCATAGGCATTATTGGTTCCTGAAAATATACACAGGATTTTTGTAATTGATTGTGCAAGTGTGACAAACATTATTTTAGATACAATAAATGTAGTAAATGAACCCTGAGAAATACAGTCTAGCTACTGTGATGTGAACAGTAAACTTAGTTACTGCTCTAATCCATGCATAATAAAACACTGCAGTCCATATTTTACCTGTTTTCTAAAAGTTATGACACATGTTCCAGAAGATGTATAACTGACAAATTAATACAACAGAGAAATAAGTATAGTAGATgagaaatgagacagaaaagcCCAAGGACTTCAGCAGTACATAGATTAGTcaaatgaactaaaaaaaaaaaaacataagaCTTGTAACTTTCTGCTTTGGTTACTAAAATACAAACAGTaatcatctgattttttttctgggaacttaactaaaaattatttgatttcttGAGAGATAAGTGAAAACCTCTGCACTtcactttccttttctgcaaaatagTAAACAGTTTAATAATCCAAGAGATATTTAGAGAATTTGTTTTACCTGTACATAATTTTCAAGATGTAAAACTGGATCTGTGCATATATATTTAAGCTATGTAACAACATTGTGAAGGATGAAGTAAAAAAGAACACTTATGTGTTTTTATTTGACACAGGATAAAATATGAAAGTCAGACTCTCATCTTGGCACTACGTCATCATTCTGCTAAGTGATTCCCAAGCTTTCTTGCAAAGTGTCACAGTAACCATAAAGAATGATCTTTCACCTCCTGTGATTGTTCACAGCCTATGAAAACCAGAAGTACAaaatgggctttttttcctttgcttggcTGGATGGTCTATAAGGAGAACTCTCCAGGTAAGTTTTACTCACCGGCTGCAGTGCATGGCGGCCACACTCCCTGTTGACAAGTTTGTGACATTTCTTGTGAACTAGGAGCTTGCAGTTGATGCATTTATACCCCTGGCGACCCAGGCCCCATATTCTGTCAGTGCAGATGGCACAATGAGCTCTCTAGAATGACAAATCAACAAAACCAATTAAAgagcaaaaagaataaaaactatCCACCCACCTTTTCATTAACAAAGACAGGAGATGAGAGGGAACCCTACTGAACTTGCCACTACATCAAGAACCTGAGAATCTGAGTAACAAACAGGCAGATACAACACAAGAGTTTGACAAAATCACAACTATCAATGAGCAGAAACTGCCTCACATGGAAATGTGCAGGCACAGACAGCCCCTTCTGCTGCCCACAGACCCAGAGACATGAGCCAGCTCCAGAGCAAAAGCATTGCAgcttataataataaataaaataattataaataaaaacagaggaTGTGCCCAACCTCATTTGCTACATGCCTCACCATCACCCTGTGTCCATCAGCCCTTACACTTGGAAcagagggaggcagaggagcaaaAGCTGCAACACGTTAAACCATTGGATAACAAGAAATGGGAAGATCACCACTCACTGAAGGACATTCCCAAAACAATTCTATAAAGAGCCATAAAAACAGGGTCCCTACAAGAGCAAGAGTGGAAAGTGATTACAAGTATGGTGCCTTGACAGCCTTTGACCAAGAAgagctcaaaagaaaaaaaaatagcaaaagttAGACATGAAGGATGCTCAAGATGAAGTTTAGTGGAGACAATCTTAAGCATTAAGCACACAATATACTAAGCttagaaaaggaggagagattATTGAAGCTGTCAAGGAACCTGGCTTATTCAAAcgtttcaggtttgttttttgctctTGCTTTTCCTAAATACAGCAGAAAGACTTCTTGGTCCTTagcaaattttatttgaatatcGTGTCttgaaaatattacaaatagtttgttattttcagttgaCCACCTCCCATCATAAGCAGGCTGCCTGGAGAAATATCTCAGGTTTTCCTTTAGAAGTCATGAAGGGTAGCCTGTGCATAATACATGATTTCAGAcctttttattccctttttgCTTCCCAGAAACCTGAAAATGTACTCTCAACTTGCAGTCATTCAATGCCAGTGTTCAAGTTTGCCCTCTGGAAAGATTTTAAGGGAAGACAGGAGCTTTTATATAATCAGTATCATGGTTTCGGAGTAAATGTACAGTAAATTGaaaccaatttttctttttttctaagtttctgacaataataataatgttttgtGAAACTACAGATTTACCTAAAGTCTACGTACTACAGACAAACAACGAAAATGAGAATAAAactatttcataatttttccagaCAGTGACATTGTAATTAAGAAAGTAAGACATCCCTGTACCATGGTTTTAAGTTACCAAACAAGAGTCTCACCCTGTTAAATCGTTTGGCTTGGAAAGTGTGACCATTTGCACAATAGAGCTTTCGCCACCGGCGGGCGCCTCGGCGATAAATGGATTCTAAGAGGAAAAACATAGGATTATATCCACACAATTAGAAACACAGAACTACAACAGCTTCTCAGGAACCTTTCTGTGGAGAGTGATTTGCAGAGTAAAGTTTAACTCCTGCACTTGACAGAAACTTGAAATGTTTCaagtgtaatttctttttttttttttaaatttaggatAATTTTTCTAATAGAATATCCCTGTGAACTGAAAGttaattctgtttttccaaagttaaaaggaaggaaaactgtCCAAGCAACACAAACACTTGTGTGCAAAGCATGCACCTCCCTTACCTAAACTTGGGGAGGAGCTGTGGGGaacaggaaggaggaaagaaggccAGTTTGAGGAGCAAGCCCTGATTTCTGAGGTTGCTTGCACAAACCCTCCACTGGATTAGATCCACAGCTGCCACTGTTGGGTTTTtcgtttgttttgtttttttaaattttaattttttattactaGAGGCATGTCAgcaaccaaaattaaaaaacagaatatcTGAAACTGCACTGAGTTGCAAATCTACTTCTGATTCAGTCCACAACctcattttttaagaaaagcagcattacCCATACTGCCAAAGTTAACTTTTCAGCATGCATATTTAAATTTGGCAGGGACTAGAATATCAAGCTGATAGATGTGTCAGTGTATAACATACATGTGCTCCTTTATAAAACTAAGGCACAGAGAAAATTACCTCTTTAATGTCTAGTACATTAGCTAACATAACTTAAGAGGTTTTTGGAGAGTACTCCTGATCGTACCTAAgcacaaatttaaaattaattaaccACATGCCTCTAAAGGATGATAGGAGTCACTACCACTGGTTACAAGCCCTTGTTCACATTAGTCAGGCAGCAATCTGGCAGCTACCAAAAAGACAGGTATATGATAAAAAACTGTCATGACAGAAGAGgcaaaagcaaggaaagcagaGTGACATGGATAATTAACAGGAATGTGAAGTGCTTATTAACAATGATTCGGA
The nucleotide sequence above comes from Heliangelus exortis chromosome 9, bHelExo1.hap1, whole genome shotgun sequence. Encoded proteins:
- the PRKCI gene encoding protein kinase C iota type isoform X2, translating into MYFLVYQNGLACLVQEKIRAHCAICTDRIWGLGRQGYKCINCKLLVHKKCHKLVNRECGRHALQPEPIMPMDPSSVHPDNVESVIPYNPSSHESLDHVGEEKEAMSIRESGKASSSLGLQDFDLLRVIGRGSYAKVLLVRLKKTERIYAMKVVKKELVNDDEDIDWVQTEKHVFEQASNHPFLVGLHSCFQTESRLFFVIEYVNGGDLMFHMQRQRKLPEEHARFYSAEISLALNYLHERGIIYRDLKLDNVLLDSEGHIKLTDYGMCKEGLRPGDTTSTFCGTPNYIAPEILRGEDYGFSVDWWALGVLMFEMMAGRSPFDIVGSSDNPDQNTEDYLFQVILEKQIRIPRSLSVKAAGVLKSFLNKDPKERLGCHPQTGFADIQGHPFFRNVDWDLMEQKQVVPPFKPNISGEFGLDNFDSQFTNEPVQLTPDDDDIVKKIDQSEFEGFEYINPLLMSAEECV
- the PRKCI gene encoding protein kinase C iota type isoform X1, which gives rise to MPTQRDSSARSTMSAPGGLGGSLGGDSAHQVRVKAYYKGDIMITYFEPSISFEGLCSEVRDMCSFDNEQLFTMKWIDEEGDPCTVSSQLELEEAFRLYELNKDSELLIHVFPCVPERPGMPCPGEDKSIYRRGARRWRKLYCANGHTFQAKRFNRRAHCAICTDRIWGLGRQGYKCINCKLLVHKKCHKLVNRECGRHALQPEPIMPMDPSSVHPDNVESVIPYNPSSHESLDHVGEEKEAMSIRESGKASSSLGLQDFDLLRVIGRGSYAKVLLVRLKKTERIYAMKVVKKELVNDDEDIDWVQTEKHVFEQASNHPFLVGLHSCFQTESRLFFVIEYVNGGDLMFHMQRQRKLPEEHARFYSAEISLALNYLHERGIIYRDLKLDNVLLDSEGHIKLTDYGMCKEGLRPGDTTSTFCGTPNYIAPEILRGEDYGFSVDWWALGVLMFEMMAGRSPFDIVGSSDNPDQNTEDYLFQVILEKQIRIPRSLSVKAAGVLKSFLNKDPKERLGCHPQTGFADIQGHPFFRNVDWDLMEQKQVVPPFKPNISGEFGLDNFDSQFTNEPVQLTPDDDDIVKKIDQSEFEGFEYINPLLMSAEECV